Proteins encoded together in one Triticum dicoccoides isolate Atlit2015 ecotype Zavitan chromosome 7B, WEW_v2.0, whole genome shotgun sequence window:
- the LOC119337243 gene encoding putative disease resistance protein RGA4, whose amino-acid sequence METAIGAASGLIGSVLNHLSDEFIQAYVASSELGLNAKKIKDDLEFTQGLLREAQRRDVRDNPGVQGLVQQLSAKADVAEDALDELHYFIIQDQLDGTKYAEPDLGDSLLGHARHGRHAVRYTIGNWLNCFSCSPMEDDGAASTDVTTKSHNTANLDSSGDGSLDKLPLNRVAMSKKIKSVIEEIHSLCDPISKLLMVTPHRSNSAIVNLNRPRTASALEQDDKLYGRSDIFEQTIKDITSGTYHSDILFVLPIVGPGGIGKTTFTQHLYNDKRVEEHFMVRVWVCVSTNFDVLNLTQQIHSCIPVTEKEETNIANGTPNLDQLQKSITNRLKSKRFLIVLDDIWKCESDAEWKTLLTPFTKGEAKGSVVLVTTRFPKIEERVKKGTSPLNMQGLDPHEFFDFFQACVFGENKPDQQLIDIGREIAEKLKCSPLAAKTVARLLQKELSLEHWREVLENNEWRNQTNNDDIMPALKISYDYLPFHLKKCFSYFSLFPEDHRFKVIDMNRFWTALGIIDASYKNKNYLEELVENGFLMKEVDDLKDQCYVMHDLLHELSRSVSSQECTNISSIRFSADEISQSVRHLAITIENKYGESFRQEMAKLKSRIRIRDLRTLMVFRIYEERIVEILNDTFSEIEGIRVLFIAMESTESLPKTFSKLLHLRYLKIRSRYNRTISLPSTLPRFYHLIFLDLKNWRGSSDLPKYFNRLVNLRHFIAFPELHSKVPEVGKIEHLEELLSFIVKKENIGFELEELGKLKELGGELKIYNLDKVATKDEANKANLALKRNLKVLSLVWGPEGSNQFTRPLANLDDDVIDGLQPHENLRELAIRKHGGSSPPSWFFHDIPIRYLESLTLRDVSWCTLPPFRQLPYLKILELSRIANVHLIGPDSGTGKTQSFMHLKEVVISDMPLLERWIVEPNCHLFPVLESIDCRNCPNLLSLPFFPECYVSCARGIHCASLHALKIIDCPKLLVSPMPPAPALTSIELVDTHRSVTLGKWEMKMSGYSGALAFQNMVNLHRLLCEGGSITLWSYLQKVTSPMELTIPEGSGIKFVCFAGCKILTVGGVSSLITSVSLKRLWANGGGDPPNSATMNLLSEVARRTKELPAGSFQLEELGVDSISAVLVAPVCSHLAATLHELNIRHEHRMKGLTEEEEKALQLLTSLQTLRFQYCPFLPCLPQGLHTLSSLRVLQVVLCPKIRSLPMGGLPTSLQNIWVTDCSAELHEQVKKLEGMNPGLSVSSYESSIEEAQLRRNWYPVEPM is encoded by the exons ATGGAGACGGCTATTGGTGCGGCTAGCGGGCTCATTGGCAGTGTGCTGAATCACCTGTCCGATGAGTTCATCCAGGCATATGTTGCCAGCTCTGAGCTCGGCCTCAATGCCAAAAAGATCAAAGATGATCTCGAGTTCACGCAAGGGCTGCTGCGTGAAGCCCAGAGAAGAGATGTTAGAGACAACCCCGGCGTGCAGGGGCTTGTGCAACAGCTCAGTGCCAAGGCTGACGTCGCTGAGGATGCCCTGGATGAGCTCCACTACTTCATCATCCAGGACCAGCTCGATGGCACCAAGTATGCCGAGCCGGATCTGGGTGATAGCCTCCTCGGTCATGCTCGCCATGGTCGCCATGCTGTTCGCTACACTATCGGTAACTGGCTTAATTGCTTTTCTTGTTCGCCTATGGAAGATGATGGTGCTGCTAGTACTGATGTTACCACAAAATCACACAACACTGCCAATCTTGATAGTAGTGGTGATGGTTCACTAGATAAGTTGCCACTCAACAGAGTTGCCATGTCTAAGAAAATTAAGTCAGTGATAGAGGAAATACACTCCCTATGTGATCCCATATCCAAGTTGCTCATGGTAACTCCACACCGAAGCAACAGTGCAATTGTCAACCTTAATCGGCCTCGGACGGCGTCAGCATTGGAACAAGATGATAAATTATATGGAAGGAGTGACATTTTTGAGCAAACTATAAAAGATATCACGAGTGGCACATATCACAGTGATATACTTTTTGTTCTTCCTATAGTTGGTCCTGGGGGTATTGGAAAGACAACTTTCACTCAACACCTGTATAATGATAAAAGAGTTGAAGAACACTTCATGGTTAGGGTTTGGGTATGTGTGTCAACTAATTTTGATGTGCTTAACCTCACCCAGCAGATCCATAGCTGCATACCTGTAACTGAAAAAGAAGAAACCAACATTGCCAATGGAACACCCAATTTAGACCAGCTTCAGAAATCCATTACAAATAGGTTGAAGTCCAAAAGATTTTTAATTGTCTTGGATGATATATGGAAATGTGAGAGTGATGCCGAGTGGAAAACCCTATTAACACCGTTCACAAAGGGAGAAGCCAAAGGCAGTGTGGTTCTTGTCACAACTCGATTTCCAAAAATAGAAGAAAGGGTCAAGAAAGGAACTAGTCCATTAAACATGCAAGGTTTGGATCCACATGAGTTCTTTGATTTTTTCCAAGCATGTGTATTTGGAGAAAACAAACCCGATCAACAATTAATTGATATTGGAAGAGAGATTGCAGAGAAATTAAAGTGTTCACCACTAGCAGCCAAAACAGTTGCTCGGTTATTACAGAAAGAGCTTTCTTTGGAACATTGGAGGGAAGTTCTTGAAAACAATGAGTGGAGAAATCAAACAAACAATGACGATATTATGCCAGCCCTAAAAATTAGCTATGATTACCTTCCTTTCCACCTCAAAAAATGTTTTTCATATTTTTCCCTTTTTCCGGAAGATCATAGGTTTAAAGTTATAGACATGAATCGCTTTTGGACCGCACTAGGCATCATAGACGCTAGTTATAAAAATAAGAATTACCTAGAAGAACTAGTGGAGAATGGTTTTCTTATGAAGGAAGTTGACGATTTGAAGGATCAATGCTATGTAATGCATGATTTATTGCACGAACTATCTCGGAGCGTTTCATCCCAAGAATGTACTAATATAAGTAGTATAAGATTTAGTGCCGATGAGATCTCACAGTCAGTTCGACACTTAGCTATCACGATAGAAAATAAATATGGTGAGAGCTTTAGGCAAGAAATGGCTAAATTGAAGAGCAGGATACGCATAAGAGACTTGCGGACTTTGATGGTTTTTAGAATATACGAAGAAAGAATAGTTGAGATTCTAAATGACACATTCAGTGAAATAGAGGGTATTCGAGTCCTATTTATAGCCATGGAGTCCACAGAATCTTTGCCAAAAACTTTCTCAAAACTTCTGCACCTTCGGTACCTAAAAATTAGATCGCGTTATAATCGCACAATAAGTCTACCTAGTACACTGCCGAGGTTTTACCACTTGATATTCTTAGATCTAAAAAATTGGCGGGGAAGCTCTGATTTGCCAAAATACTTTAACCGTCTTGTGAATTTACGCCATTTCATTGCTTTTCCTGAACTCCACTCCAAAGTTCCTGAGGTTGGAAAGATAGAGCATCTAGAGGAGCTATTATCATTCATTGTCAAAAAGGAGAATATTGGGTTTGAGCTGGAAGAGTTGGGGAAATTGAAAGAACTTGGAGGAGAACTCAAGATATATAATCTTGACAAGGTGGCAACCAAGGATGAAGCTAATAAAGCGAATCTGGCACTGAAAAGGAATCTGAAAGTATTGTCACTAGTTTGGGGTCCAGAAGGTTCAAACCAGTTTACCAGGCCGCTTGCCAATTTAGATGATGATGTTATTGATGGTCTCCAACCGCATGAAAACCTCAGAGAGCTTGCCATTAGAAAACATGGTGGTTCTAGTCCTCCCAGTTGGTTTTTTCATGACATACCCATTAGATATTTGGAGTCTCTTACTCTGAGGGACGTGTCTTGGTGCACTCTTCCACCTTTTCGGCAGTTACCGTATCTCAAGATACTAGAATTGAGTAGAATTGCCAACGTGCATCTTATAGGACCTGATTCTGGTACCGGTaaaacccaaagtttcatgcatttGAAGGAAGTTGTCATTTCTGACATGCCACTTCTTGAAAGGTGGATTGTGGAACCAAACTGCCATTTGTTTCCGGTGCTTGAAAGCATCGATTGCAGAAATTGTCCCAATCTCCTTTCACTGCCCTTTTTCCCAGAGTGCTATGTCTCTTGTGCACGAGGCATACATTGTGCCAGCCTGCATGCACTAAAGATTATTGACTGTCCTAAGCTTTTGGTGTCCCCCATGCCACCTGCTCCTGCACTAACATCCATTGAATTAGTTGATACTCATCGGTCTGTGACATTGGGAAAGTGGGAAATGAAGATGAGTGGCTACAGTGGTGCACTAGCCTTCCAGAATATGGTAAATTTACATAGGTTATTGTGTGAAGGTGGGTCAATAACCTTATGGTCATACCTCCAAAAGGTAACCTCCCCCATGGAGCTTACTATTCCTGAAGGCTCGGGCATAAAGTTTGTGTGTTTCGCCGGCTGCAAGATTTTAACAGTGGGTGGGGTCAGTTCTCTCATCACATCTGTCAGCCTAAAGAGGTTGTGGGCCAATGGTGGTGGGGATCCTCCCAACTCTGCAACCATGAATCTGCTCTCAGAGGTGGCAAGAAGAACCAAAGAATTGCCTGCCGGATCCTTCCAATTGGAGGAACTCGGTGTGGATAGCATCTCAGCGGTGCTTGTCGCTCCCGTATGCAGTCACCTCGCTGCTACCCTCCACGAATTAAACATCCGGCATGAGCATCGGATGAAAGGCTtgacagaagaggaagagaaagcACTTCAGCTCCTCACCTCCCTCCAAACCCTAAGATTTCAGTACTGTCCATTTCTGCCGTGCCTCCCTCAAGGGTTACACACCCTTTCTTCTCTCAGGGTACTACAAGTAGTACTTTGCCCTAAGATCCGGTCGCTGCCTATGGGGGGCCTCCCCACTTCACTACAGAATATATGGGTAACCGACTGCAGCGCCGAGCTACACGAGCAAGTCAAGAAATTAGAGGGAATGAACCCAGGATTGTCGGTGTCATCCTATGAATCATC GATTGAGGAGGCACAACTACGCCGAAATTGGTACCCCGTCGAACCAATGTGA